The Halorussus gelatinilyticus genome contains the following window.
CGAGGAGATAATCTCGGCGGTCCGCGAGGCCGCGCCCGACGCGACGGTCCGCGTGGACGCCAACGAGGCGTGGTCGCCCCGCGAGGCCGTCCGAAAGATAGACCGCCTCGCGGAGTACGACCTCGAATTCGTGGAGCAACCCGTCTCCGCCGACGACCCGGAGGGGCTGAAGTTCGTCCGCGACCGGTCGGCGCTCCCCATCGCGGCCGACGAGTCCTGCGTCACGCTCGCCGATATTCCGCGAATCGCGGGGAAGGTGGATATCGCCAACCTGAAACTCATGAAGTGCGGCGGCCTGCGCGAAGCGAAACGGATGATTCACGCCGCCCGCGCTCACGGTCTCGAAGTCATGCTCGGGTGCATGGTGGAGACGAACGCCGCCATCTCCGCGGCGGCCCACCTCGCGCCCCTGCTCGATTACGCCGACCTCGACGGGTCGCTGTTGCTCGCCGAGGACCCCTACGAGGGCGTGGCGATGCCCGACGGAGAAATCGACCTCGCCGGACTCGACCGTCCGGGGACGGGCGCGCGAACGAAGTAGAGTCGCCGCGAACGAAACGGTCGTCGCGAACGAAACGGTCGTCGCGAACGAAACGGTCGTCGCGAACGAAACGGTCGCCGCGAACGGAACGAGTCGGCGCGCAGGCAGAGTAGGGTTGCCTTACCTCGCGATTC
Protein-coding sequences here:
- a CDS encoding dipeptide epimerase; this translates as MSLDAEFERLSLPLENAFTISRSTQETSENVVVRIADDDGNVGVGAAAPSDHYGETAATVEAVLPELLDVVESVGDPHQLDRIERRMEATVARNPAARCAVSIALHDLAAKRADLPLYRYWGLDPDESVPTSYTIGIDTTERMAEKTETAVERGYSVLKIKVGTDRDEEIISAVREAAPDATVRVDANEAWSPREAVRKIDRLAEYDLEFVEQPVSADDPEGLKFVRDRSALPIAADESCVTLADIPRIAGKVDIANLKLMKCGGLREAKRMIHAARAHGLEVMLGCMVETNAAISAAAHLAPLLDYADLDGSLLLAEDPYEGVAMPDGEIDLAGLDRPGTGARTK